The genomic stretch CATAGTTGTAGCTAATCCAAAGCTGCTTAGTTTGGACTGGCTGCAATTAAACAtaggtcataggaaccagacgtccgcctctaaaagctccctcacagaaagttatcacattaaatggttatgaatacactaccTGAcgactgagacattgttttacgattGTTTTGAGAAGAATTCATacgtggtggagggatacataatatgctTGGTGTTGGAAGGCAAAGTAGTccctggaaaaaaaagttttttttttaattcagattTTCTACCATTTTACAATTCTCATCAATTCTCCTTATAAAAGCTCAGGAGACACTGGTGGTATGAGGTCCACTGGTGGtatgagagtaaataaaatgtgtatatttgtgttcagaaccatttcacaccaaaccactctgaatgactcaacTCAGTTTGGCTCAAAtcagtgtttctgtttctttaatACAGGAGTCCAAGCGTGTACAGCAGGGCAGGAAAAGGCCAGCACTAACTGACCCTTCTACTGAAAGCAATACTGTACACGGCCTCTGAAACACTCTGCACTCGCCCACCGCCAAGTCCAGATCCCTCTAATCCATATTTATACACATCTCTGATGACACACCCCATCCAGAGAGGGTCACATGCTCACTAATACTGTAACTCAAACAtggaaacacacatacactatatacatgTATCTAATTCACATTCCCTACACTGCTGCCTCCCAATACTTCAGTACACCTTACAAACTCTTCACAGTACTGAAGATTTAAGACATAAAGTTTAATAATATGAACAGTTACAATCCCACAGTTCTGGTTTagtctatatataaatataaaggcCTAAAACCGTCACAACCATTCACACCATCATCTGCTGTACCCTCAGACTGGATTAGCAGCTGCAGTCACTGATGTAGGTTTACAAAGCCGATTCACAGTTCAGCCACTGGCCTGAGACGCTGTAATTGTGTCAGCATGATTTGACaagtaaatatgaataataataataatatgaaaatTCAATAGcttaatgcacatttactgtttatttgcagaatacattggaaaaaacattaaacaccttaaatgtgttcttccatgaccctgagggagacgCAGCTTAgacaatgtatatatatatatatatatatatatatatatatatatatatatatatatatatatgtgtgtgtgtgtgtgtgtgtgtgtgtgtgtgtgtgtgtgtgtgtgtgtatgcatagtCTGTGTAGTACTGCACAGTATAGAGATCAACAGCTAATATAACAGAAGAAGAACATAGTAAttctaataaaacacaaaagcaatgaaataagaaagtaaaacaagcaacaatattaataatttaaaaaaaaatttaagaatAGAAAAAGATGCAAAAAAAGTAATTTGAGTAAATTAGAGCCCACTATAAACAACACTTTAGGCTTTTTTGTGTTATGACCTACCATTTTAAAGTGGGAATAACGCTGTTTGCTAAATAGtctaataaaatacagtgaaatgaAATGCAAAACTGACAAAGACTGTAAAAATATCTACAACTGCTAACTAACAAAGAACATCTGAAAAATCCTCAGGTAAACACACTCACCTGAgcgtgaatgtgtctgtgtctctggcCAGCGCCTGTCCGAGTGGTCCAGCTGAGTGCGGCTCCACTCCTCTGGCCTCCTATTTTAAGACGCTCCCTAATGTCAGCCATCCAAAATGGATATGCCACCTCTGTCAAATATGGGACCATCTGTAGAGTCCACAAAGGTCAGAGAGTAGAGACGGCGGATGTGAGAAACGTGTGAAAGGTTTGGACGCTGGCCAAGAGCTGAGAAAACACagcaagaaaaacacaaactgcCGGAAAGAAATACCGCAGTACTGTGTTCAACAAAGCTAAAGGCATTATCGATTATTAATAAGTCCCTTTTGTTGCTGGAGGAATGGCACAGAAGACAGAAAAGGTCAGGGGTCACTCATGCAGCTGCAGTAACATTAGCCTGAAGGTCATTTCGAACTGAAAGGGCAGATGCTTATGACCCAGTCAGACTTAATGTCTGAGGTAAAATTAGTCTCCTTAGACGCGTCACAGCCACAATAACTacttaaagggccaatatcatgGACAACTCATTGAATTCATGTTTTCGTGATGCTGCAAAAGCCAatacatttatgtatatatgcctattcaacctacagcagttcagctccacccacttACAAAGAGGgtttcagcccagactaatttttaaatgaggcaGCTGGTCAGAATAGATTTCATTCAAATTCAGTCACAGGCAAAAGTTTAGGAATTCCTGGTCAAGTAGAAAGAAAAGTTAATCACTaaaataagtacattaatacaaatataaacattcttatacactatattttagGAAGTGGATATATGAGCTGGATAtagattaaataataaaaacaaagcaccTGAACACTCACTgtacgaacacacacacacacacacacacacacacacatgtatacctggcaaaattctaaattctaaaCAAAATTTGGCACTGCCACtgcccagtgatgccacagccatccatgtcCAGGAACCCAAGAGATTAAAAAGACATGTCCTGTCACTATGGGTGGGTAGGGTGGTCCTCCTTTTCTGTCATATCGCAGGGCAATGCTAGCAAAAGGAGGCAGTTAGCTTATGTGACAGGGCTAGCGGCATAAGTGACATAATAAGTTAGCGGCAGTTTGATAAGATGTGAAGCTGGTTATCAAAACGCTATTGTTAGTTAACAGAACTGCTTTTCTCTTGTAAGAaccaatgtttatttttactgcatgtaaatacagtgtttatatgtgtatatatatatatatatatatatatatatatatatatatatatatacacacacacacacagcactgcgcgaaagttttaggcatctaagtaaaattttaaacaatttacctcagcagtgagtttatcacaatatacaatagaataaagtcatattcataattcaaataaacataaaaacaataaaaattaacaagaatttcttgggtcaaTATTTTTCCTTAACCCCTTCCCAGCCTCCACAGACACTTGTTAACATCATCAaatacatcatgagctcaatttactgaagcactgattggtcaaaccaggagctgctttttaactacatataatactgggcttcctcaaggagaggcttggaaatggttaaacacacaccaacatctctctctctctatctatctatctatctatctatctatctatctatctatctatctatctatctatctatctatctaaaatcattattaatttatattctatacattttgtatatattcatacatacatagataatCTAAAGAATATGAGCTCAGCGCTCATAATAAATACAGACTCAATACAGTCAGTAGGTAAAATTCTCTTTATGGCACGAATGCGGAGATGGTACAACTCTAGAGAAATCTTCAGTGTAGCACATTAGGAATGAGATTACACAGACACAGGTCTAACATattagaaaactgaaaaaatgcaaaaacaaaaaagtgaaaatcatTGGTCCCAGTTCTGTGGTCAGGTGCCGTGACTGTAAACCTTCAATTATAGTGTTACCCAAATGTGCtttagacttacattaaagacagaaaaaaatgacctTCACCTGTCATTTGTCCTCTTAGCTCTGATTCCTATAAAGATATAAACATACAGGTGCGTAGCTTTACATGGAATTACATCACAGACACTGTTTTAATAAagctgtatgtatgtacatgttCAAGTACCAAAACCACACGGTTTAAAGGGAGACCAGAGGATAATTTTCCACATCAGGCACAAATTCATTCACTGaagttcactcttaaaaataaaggttcctaaacgGTTCTCGGCTGGGACATACGTTTATAGGAAAAACAAATTAGTGTAGAACTTGTTCATTATGTGCAGGTTCTCTAACTTTCAAATAATTTACAGAAATGACTGCTTGACCAATTCATGCCCAACAGTTAAATCTGATGAAAAATGCCACATTAGAACGTTTTCAGGAGTCGGAAATGACGAAATCTTGTGCAGTTCTACTTTAAGCAGATGTCTAGCAgtacacatttgaattttttaatgtaattaaataattacatttacatgtaattttcatatttttattcacaCTCAAATTTGGATTTACAAAATCGTGCTTTTATGTAAccaaaatatgacaaagtgaTATAAACTCACATTCCGGCCACATAATTTAATTAATGAGAACTTTTTTTTGTCATCGGAGCTCAAAAAGTTATATTAGAATTTCAGATGTGGGCACGATCACGTTAAAGAAATCATCTGCTCTAAACTTCTTTACGCAAACAAAAGTAGTTCTTCTGTcttaaaaagaaccatttttggcaccttttcttttttaagagtctTCATGAGATCTTATTCCTTGTTCAAAGGAGAGTAAAAgctttaatattattataagaCAGTAAAAAGCTTGGAGCAGGAGAATAAACACAGGGTTTGTATACATTCATTTACAAAACCacgaaaggaaaaaaaaaagcatgtagtCTCACACTTATTAACCTTCAGTGACTACGTGTCCCTATGAGCTTGTCTAAATCTCTAATCCAGAATTAGGATGtaataaaggggaattccaccaatgtttcaaaatttctgcataaattaaaaggtttaaacaatgttattcagagtggtttggtgtgaaatgatccaTTATTTagaaattgttcacagtggtggtgataggtaCCAGATGTCCAActctaaatgtttttgttttcaataGTAATTACAAAggtctatatttgtattgtagtgaCGGCGACCCCTGGCTCCTATAACAGGTTAAACAGCTCTAAATTTCTCAGAAATTTAGAGAAAtcggtggaattctcctttaaggaaAGAACAAGTTAGCTAAAAAGAGACAAGAGTGATCCTCGGCAGACTTACATATCTAATCTGTATATTTACTTCATCATTGCACACCTCGcgtaaaaacaaacagaaattcaTATACAAACTGGCATCAGGTCTGTATTGCACTGCAGCGCTGTGCTGTAGCGCGTTTCTTTCTCCCTACAAACACAGGCATTGCTCTCTAAACAAGAGCCTCTAAACAAAAACCATGCCggtaacagaaaaaaaaaataaaactacgGCTGTTATTTTCCATTAATCACAGCCTTCTCAATTCGCGGCAGCCTGCGCCAGTCAGGCATCTTTTACCTCAAGGGGGCGGCggtttattttatattctaCAGGTCAGCGTGACTACAGTTGTGTGTAGAAAACTGGGGCCACCAAAGTGCATCCACCCTCCACGTTATTGTAACTTTGCTGTGGCTTTTCTTTACAGCAAAACGGTCCCCAGAAAATAAGAACATTGAccgttttacaaaaaaaaaaaatgaccaaaagaacaatctgcttgttttttttaatctctcttTCTACAGGGCAGCTGCTCTCACACCCCAACGGCTCCACGGCCAATAAGCTGTGCCGTATCATCATCAGAGGGGTGAACATtttcttcatcctcctcctcctctgtgtcTTCTTCTGAACCTTCAATGGGAGAGTAATACCCTTCGTATCCCAGCAAGGGTGAATCCCGTGTTAGGCACTGTGCAGAGGTTGTTACCGTGGTGACAGCTGGTACTGTGTTGACGGTGGAGTCATAGGTGGTGGCTGGGGGGCTCTCGGAGGACGGTGATGAGGGGTTGGAGGCACGGAGCAAAGGAGTGCGCTCTGACTCCCCACCCCCTGAAGCTACGCCTCCGTCATCATCCCCCCTGTGGGATGCAGCCTCTTCGTCCGAGTCGGAGGACTCTGAATATTCTGGGTTTGAGCGGGTCACGCGCTGCTTACAGACAGGACACGTTTTCTTGGTCTGCGTGAGCCAGGGGTCCACACACTTGCAGTGATAGGCTGAGAAATGacatacaaaaaataaacaaataaataaataatttataaatcACAAGTTAGGACTGCAAAGATTAGTACAAGAGGTTTATGACTAACGATAACTCATCTACAATTTTGATTATGAAAAATGTGAAGAAACTTTTAAGAACAAAATCCATAGAACAGTCATAAGATTCACAGAATCATTCTGACAGAAAGTAATACACGACGGGAAGTGTAGGTGGCAACATGGCattgattgttttatttaaaaagtgatcTATAACCCTTTTAACACTGACAGACTGTAgcacactacaggaagtgtaggggatGATGGGACTGTGTGCTTGTTCAATTACAAAAGAAATGCAAGATCTTTGCTTCTAACATGGTATCAGTCAATTTATTATCCTTATTGTTTACTTCACTTTAATTTacgtgtttttattttatttatttatttatttaaagaggTTGGCACAGTGGCATGGTGGGCAGTGCTAACGCCTCACAGTAAGTAGGGCCTGGgctcgattccccagccgggagACCAGGGTCCTTTCCGTGTGGAGATTGCATGATTTCCcttgtgtctgcatgggtttcctctgggtactcTGTTTTCCCCCCCACAGCCCAAATAcgtgcagttaggccaattggagatactacattgcccctaggtgtgagtgaatgtgtctgtctgtctgtgacggactggcgacttgtccagggtgtatcctgccttccgcccaatgcttgctgggataggctccagcaccccccgctcTCCAGAAGCCCTTTACTTGATTCATGTCATTTAAATAGGCAACTGatttttaatttataattaaaaatgcaattttaacTAATAAAATTGCTACAATGGTTGACAGAAAGTGCTgggaatgtgtgtttgtgtttacagagTCCACACACTCTGTTTTAGATTAAGAAAAGGCTACTAAAAATGAAGTGAGCTGATCAAGAAATTGGAATCAGCCATATAAACTCATGATCAATGCAACCCTACAACCATACACAAGTTTATTTACCATGTGAACATGGCAGAACTCGCAGCTTATCCCCCTCCTCATATTCATCCAGACAAATAGCGCACACGTCATATTCATCACCTGAGAGAGACAggacagaaacaaaaagaataATTCCAACAATCAGTAGCTGTACCAAGGGACTCTGTCACCCCCTAGCTTCTCTCCAAGTGTTATTCATTGTACTTCttgatttattcatattcatgttaCTGCACCAGCTAACTGTACTAAAATGGCTAAATGCTGTTTTAACCTGCAGCACTCACACAGGTGCTGCATTTCAGGGGTCAGCAAATCCAcacttatatataatataataatataaactagaacagtgtaaacagcGCACTCTGTGGAAATGCTAAGCCAGATGTGTCTTACCTTTAGTGAACTTGTGGATGGGGATCTTTCTCAGCTGCTCTTTTGTCAGTCTGTTCTTTCTCAGCCTCTTCCTGTACTGTACACAGCGCAcaacctgcacacacacacagacacactctttACTGAACAAATGTCACTGTGGCAGACATCTCAGAAAAGATAAGACAATGCTTTATTAGTCCTACAATAGGGGAAatacatacaaggttttcttccaaaaacagCGATATACGatatgaatacactacaaagacaagacaattaatgttcaaacggacaaacttttgtgttttttgcaaatattcactcattttgaatttgatgcctgcaacacgttccaaagaagttgggacaggggcgtgtttaccactgtgttacatcacctttgcttttaacactcaataagcgtttgggaactgaggacactaattgttgaagctttgtaggtagaATTATTTCcgattcttgcttgatgtacaacttcagttgctcaacagtccggggtctccgttgtcatattttgcgcttcataattcgccacacattttcaatgggagacaggtctggactgcaggcaggccagtctagtacccgcactcttttactacgaagccacgctgttgtaacacgtgcagaatgtggcttggcattgtcttgctgaaataagcaggacatccctgaaaaagacgttgcttggatggcagcatatgttgctccaaaacctgtatgtacctttcagtattaatggtgccttcacagatgtgtcagttccccctgccatgggcactaacacacccccataacatcagagatgctggcttttgaactttgcgctgaaaacaatccggacagtccttttcctctttggccctgAGGACACgatgtttgaaatgtggactcgtcagaccacaggacacttttccactttgcgtcagtccatctcagatgagctcgggcccagagaagccggcagcatttctgggtgttgttgatatggctttcgctttgcatggcagagttttaacttgcacagATGGAgcaa from Pygocentrus nattereri isolate fPygNat1 chromosome 23, fPygNat1.pri, whole genome shotgun sequence encodes the following:
- the rnf167 gene encoding E3 ubiquitin-protein ligase RNF167; the protein is MVCAGLSCLGTPLGVVIFTLCCILAPSPGQAFIFAHYGNMTSMLLEDLPALFGSPLPKDGVMGLLVESHPLNACAPIRPPPVSPTPSVPNGTAKYVVLIRRYDCNFDIKVLHAQQAGYSAAIIHNMYSNTLLNMNYSNETIADMIEIPSVFTSYYASQILRSFILPEKGAYVILKPDFSFPLTYYLIPFTGVVGLIFIVMVIILVVRCVQYRKRLRKNRLTKEQLRKIPIHKFTKGDEYDVCAICLDEYEEGDKLRVLPCSHAYHCKCVDPWLTQTKKTCPVCKQRVTRSNPEYSESSDSDEEAASHRGDDDGGVASGGGESERTPLLRASNPSSPSSESPPATTYDSTVNTVPAVTTVTTSAQCLTRDSPLLGYEGYYSPIEGSEEDTEEEEDEENVHPSDDDTAQLIGRGAVGV